One stretch of Aquimarina sp. Aq107 DNA includes these proteins:
- a CDS encoding MbnP family protein: MKKLTLIILALITVISCKDDDPNVVDIDNTPKFGALDIDFINKVGTELLVLNTESYDNQSNENYTVSELKYIISNIVLIKENGDEFIYPVADSYFLINEEVSSSKQISLSNIDVGEYTKIKFGVGVDQSNYPLNGVANFIPTAEEQGMLWSWSAGYKFVKFEGSFTPQGGTASDFLLHIGSHGEVLDNYKEITLDISNTITIEDQVTSNLSIDTDVSKIFDSTNTHSLQQKSDVQVDPVNAPILAENISTMFTINTSN; the protein is encoded by the coding sequence ATGAAAAAACTCACATTAATAATACTCGCTCTAATAACAGTAATATCTTGTAAGGATGATGATCCAAATGTAGTAGATATTGACAATACTCCTAAATTTGGCGCATTAGATATAGATTTCATTAATAAAGTTGGTACTGAACTTTTAGTACTAAATACAGAATCTTACGATAACCAGAGTAATGAAAATTATACCGTTTCTGAACTAAAATATATCATTAGTAATATTGTTTTAATAAAAGAAAACGGAGATGAATTTATATATCCAGTTGCAGATAGTTATTTCTTAATTAATGAAGAGGTATCATCGAGCAAGCAAATTTCACTTAGTAATATTGATGTTGGTGAATATACCAAAATCAAATTTGGTGTTGGAGTTGATCAATCCAATTATCCTTTAAACGGAGTTGCTAATTTTATTCCAACAGCAGAAGAACAAGGAATGTTATGGTCTTGGTCCGCTGGTTATAAGTTTGTTAAGTTCGAAGGTTCGTTTACTCCTCAAGGAGGAACTGCAAGTGATTTTTTATTACATATAGGAAGTCATGGAGAAGTTTTGGATAATTATAAAGAAATTACATTAGATATATCCAATACTATTACCATTGAAGATCAGGTTACTTCTAACTTATCAATTGATACAGATGTTTCTAAAATTTTTGACAGTACAAATACTCATTCTCTTCAGCAAAAAAGTGATGTTCAAGTAGATCCAGTAAATGCACCTATCTTAGCAGAAAATATAAGCACAATGTTTACTATCAACACTTCTAATTAA
- a CDS encoding cytochrome-c peroxidase: MKKIGYIVLILLGVACGSDKEDYVPINQNPALEFTIPSNFPEPTYNVTLNPPTEKGFELGKKLFYDGRLSSDGVISCGFCHIQDFAFTHHTHIVSHGVNGALGTRNAQPLHNLAFMKEFTWDGAAIHLDLQPIIPITAEVEMNESFSSIIKKLEEQPEYVMLFAEAFEDQKINSENLLKALSQFMIMMISSNSKYDKIERNEGSVFTDDEAAGFELFSSKCASCHSGTLLTDQSYRNNGLPVDPEYNDIGRNRVTGLASDLHKFKVPTLRNVELTFPYMHDGRLKTLNDVLDHYSDGMVDSETIDPVFKNNDGTIIGIPMTEEEKNQIISFLKTLTDDNFVNDNRFSEF, translated from the coding sequence ATAAAAAAAATAGGTTACATAGTTTTAATTCTTCTTGGAGTCGCGTGCGGTTCTGATAAAGAAGATTATGTACCTATTAATCAAAATCCAGCGTTGGAATTTACAATTCCTTCCAATTTCCCAGAACCAACATATAATGTAACACTTAATCCTCCCACAGAAAAAGGATTCGAATTAGGCAAAAAATTATTTTATGATGGTCGCTTGTCTTCTGATGGTGTTATATCTTGTGGATTCTGTCATATTCAGGATTTTGCTTTTACACATCATACACATATCGTAAGTCATGGAGTAAATGGTGCACTTGGAACACGTAATGCACAACCATTACATAACCTCGCATTTATGAAAGAATTTACTTGGGATGGTGCTGCCATACATTTAGACCTGCAACCTATTATTCCTATTACCGCAGAAGTAGAAATGAATGAGTCTTTTTCAAGTATTATTAAAAAACTCGAAGAACAACCCGAATATGTAATGCTGTTTGCCGAGGCATTTGAAGATCAAAAAATCAACTCTGAAAATTTACTCAAAGCGTTATCACAATTTATGATTATGATGATTTCATCAAACTCTAAATACGATAAAATCGAGAGAAACGAAGGATCTGTTTTTACTGATGATGAAGCTGCTGGTTTTGAATTATTCTCCTCTAAATGTGCTTCTTGCCATTCTGGAACATTATTGACAGATCAATCATATCGTAATAACGGATTACCAGTAGATCCAGAATATAATGATATAGGCCGAAACCGTGTTACTGGTCTTGCTTCTGATCTACATAAATTTAAGGTGCCTACGTTAAGAAATGTCGAATTAACCTTTCCTTACATGCACGATGGTAGATTAAAAACATTAAATGATGTACTAGATCATTATAGTGATGGTATGGTTGACTCAGAAACAATAGATCCCGTTTTTAAAAATAATGATGGAACAATTATAGGAATTCCGATGACTGAAGAAGAAAAAAATCAGATTATCTCCTTTTTAAAAACATTAACGGATGATAATTTTGTAAATGATAATCGTTTTTCTGAATTCTAA
- a CDS encoding choice-of-anchor B family protein, which translates to MKRLTLALCFLVSFTICHSQTPCTNGFAGSYPCKDYDLMSTITLSQMNASSGNDSWGWTDTQTSKEYAIIGLNNGTAFIDISNPTNPVYLGKLPTATGNSLWRDVKVYDNHAFIVSEASGHGMQVFDLTRLRNVSNPPATFSADTRYTQFGNAHNIVINEDTGFAYIVGAQRGSGPYNGGPLFVNIQDPKNPTNAGGFLSGGQRAYTHDAQVVTYNGPDPDYNGREILIGSNEIEVVIADITDKSNPTTISTIQYTNIGYTHQGWFTDDMRYFLLGDETDEQGVGFNTRTIIFDFEDLDNPQQHMIYNGPTPAIDHNGYVKGDKFYLANYRAGFRVIDIADIGNTNINEIGYFDTYPSSNSASFNGAWNIYPYFNSGNIVISDIEGGFFLVRKSEPGDGGGDDCSSVVNSFPFSESFESSFGFWENASDDDLNWTRDSGGTPSTGTGPTAASDGNTYIYVEASGNGTGYPNKNAVLNSPCLDFTNLTSPSLTFQYHMLGSAINSLTVEARIDNQGNWSSIFNRSGDQGSNWNAATIDLSSYSGEASVQLRFSAITGSGSQGWQSDIAIDDVNITDGNTPPPTCDSIDFSDFQITPFSNQDSAGDFVVNNTGTTLSLTNNTWKYIPYNYTVTPNTVIEFEFRSSSQGEIHAIGFENDNTLTSTRYFKVHGTQNYGVTNYDNYSGNDFITYVIPVGSFYTGTMDRLVFINDNDSGSGNTSDFSSVKIYEGSCGRSNNEQIVTSNIIPVFGNEDEDILALKIYPNPVFGKVLEVFLNTDQTASYEIISITGQLISKGNVTKTIDVSSLNAGVYLLKVFNDNNQITKRLIKR; encoded by the coding sequence ATGAAAAGACTAACCTTAGCTCTATGCTTCCTAGTAAGCTTTACTATTTGCCATAGTCAAACGCCTTGTACCAATGGATTTGCCGGATCTTATCCATGTAAAGATTACGACCTTATGTCTACTATTACACTTTCTCAAATGAATGCTAGCTCTGGAAATGACAGTTGGGGGTGGACAGATACGCAAACATCTAAAGAATATGCAATTATTGGTTTAAACAATGGTACAGCATTTATAGATATTTCTAACCCCACTAACCCAGTTTATCTGGGAAAACTCCCTACCGCAACAGGTAATAGTCTATGGAGAGATGTTAAGGTTTATGATAATCATGCTTTTATCGTAAGTGAAGCCTCTGGTCATGGTATGCAGGTTTTTGATCTGACCAGATTGCGTAACGTTTCTAATCCACCAGCAACTTTTTCTGCAGATACTCGATATACTCAATTTGGAAACGCGCATAATATTGTAATTAATGAAGATACCGGATTTGCTTATATCGTAGGAGCACAAAGAGGTTCTGGGCCATATAACGGAGGACCATTATTCGTGAATATTCAAGATCCTAAAAATCCGACCAATGCTGGTGGTTTTTTATCTGGAGGCCAAAGAGCTTATACTCACGATGCTCAAGTAGTTACCTATAACGGTCCCGATCCAGATTATAACGGAAGAGAAATTCTTATCGGCAGTAATGAGATCGAAGTAGTAATTGCAGATATTACTGACAAATCAAATCCAACAACAATTTCTACCATACAGTATACAAATATTGGATATACCCACCAAGGGTGGTTCACTGATGATATGAGATATTTTCTTTTAGGAGATGAGACAGATGAGCAAGGCGTAGGTTTTAATACAAGAACTATTATTTTTGATTTTGAAGATCTAGATAATCCGCAACAACATATGATATATAATGGACCTACTCCAGCTATTGATCATAATGGATATGTAAAAGGAGATAAGTTTTATTTGGCTAATTATAGAGCTGGGTTTAGAGTTATTGATATTGCAGATATAGGTAATACAAATATTAATGAAATCGGATATTTTGACACGTATCCATCTAGTAATAGTGCTTCTTTTAATGGAGCTTGGAATATCTATCCATATTTTAATAGTGGAAATATAGTTATAAGTGATATAGAGGGTGGTTTTTTCTTAGTAAGAAAAAGTGAACCTGGAGATGGTGGAGGAGATGACTGCTCTTCAGTCGTAAATTCTTTTCCGTTTAGTGAAAGTTTTGAATCTAGTTTTGGGTTTTGGGAAAATGCTTCTGATGATGACCTAAATTGGACTAGAGATTCTGGAGGTACTCCTTCCACAGGAACAGGTCCAACCGCAGCATCAGATGGTAACACCTATATTTATGTAGAAGCTTCTGGTAATGGAACGGGTTATCCAAACAAAAACGCAGTTTTAAATTCTCCTTGTTTAGATTTTACTAATCTTACATCACCAAGCTTAACATTTCAATATCACATGTTAGGAAGCGCTATTAATAGTTTAACAGTAGAAGCAAGAATTGACAACCAAGGAAATTGGTCATCTATTTTTAACCGAAGCGGAGACCAAGGAAGCAACTGGAATGCCGCAACAATAGATTTATCCTCATATTCTGGGGAAGCAAGTGTTCAATTACGATTTAGTGCTATAACAGGAAGTGGTTCTCAAGGATGGCAGAGTGATATTGCCATAGATGATGTAAATATTACAGATGGCAACACTCCTCCTCCAACATGTGATAGTATTGATTTTAGCGATTTTCAGATCACTCCGTTCTCCAATCAGGATTCAGCTGGTGACTTTGTTGTAAATAATACTGGTACAACATTATCTTTAACGAATAATACCTGGAAATATATTCCTTACAACTATACTGTAACTCCCAATACGGTAATTGAATTTGAGTTCAGAAGCTCATCCCAAGGAGAAATTCATGCCATTGGTTTTGAAAATGATAACACCTTAACTTCTACAAGATATTTCAAAGTACATGGTACTCAAAATTATGGTGTTACCAACTATGATAACTATTCTGGTAATGATTTTATAACATATGTAATTCCAGTAGGTAGTTTCTATACAGGAACAATGGACAGATTGGTATTTATAAATGACAATGATAGTGGTTCTGGTAATACCTCAGATTTTTCTTCTGTAAAGATCTATGAAGGCTCTTGTGGAAGATCTAATAATGAGCAGATAGTAACTTCTAATATCATTCCTGTTTTTGGTAATGAAGATGAAGATATTCTGGCGTTAAAAATATACCCAAACCCAGTATTTGGTAAAGTCCTAGAAGTATTTTTAAATACAGATCAAACAGCATCGTATGAAATTATATCCATTACCGGACAATTGATAAGTAAAGGAAACGTTACAAAAACAATAGACGTATCAAGTTTAAATGCTGGAGTTTATCTTTTAAAAGTTTTTAACGATAACAATCAGATTACCAAACGTTTAATAAAAAGATAA